ATCCGTCGtaaattttatcttattttcttCTCCGAAGTGACTGCTATAATATTTCAGCTATGTTTGTTCGGGGCGTCTAGTTTGGATTAGAAATTCCCCTTCGCTGTCCGCCAACACCGTTTTTGAACGGGGTTCAATGAATATAAAAGACGATGTTTGTATGGATATTCGGATGTACTTTTATGGTGTTATAActggtgaatttattttatattgatTTGTATTGCTGTCGTGACGGGCTTGTAAGTTTATATATTTGTTGCCGCCGTAACggatttgtatttttgttacATTGCGTAGGCGATGTCGCTTTGACGACCTTTTCGACACTGTTTCCGTCTTTGTAACTATTGCATTTTTTTGCAGACGACTCGAGCGGGAGTATCGAGGCCGGAATTGGTGGAAATTGGTCAACCTCCCCTTGCTAGGGGTGGttaagaattattttctcataatcaGCAAGTTCCCACGAGTCCTGTTCGCCAGTCGAACTGGTTAATGTGCAGAACGACAAATTGCAAACCCAAGTGGCCAGTCATAGCATAAAACCCGCAGGTGAGCCGATAACTTAGTCTACGTCTGTACAATATCAAGAAAAGCTCATATTTAATATTATGTTGGAAGAACAGTATAATTAGTCGcataaagaacaaaaattggGATATCAGCGAAAGGTTTACGTTCATTCCGTAAATTTCATAATCGGGATGAAATAATGCGGTAGAAAATTACAACTCCACAATACAATTTCTCAACTTGCCTTGCGGCGTCGTACGGAAGAGGTAAAGAAAGTACTAATTGCAAGTTACGTGTTTGCCCGGATTGCTTTTAAATCTGCTTTGCTTGCTGGTTTTCAAAACAGTTTCGATgcaccgaaaaattttaccggaATCCGGCCTTGAAACAATCGTTTTATTGTGCAACTCTAGTATTTCCTGGCGCGCTACAAGTTATACGTAAGCCGTGTATGGTAAAATTACGAGATGAAATCCAGTCACGGTGATCAAATCGTAGAATCATTTATATGACATGAAAATTGCAACCGGTAATAtcaatttgaatatatttgtTGAATTGACAGAGCCTGCATCTTCAGCCGAGTAGAATCTCCGGAGCCAATAGACGGTTCGAATTACAGAaccattttattaaataaccGCAGCCCTGGCAGCCGGCCGTCCAGCACATGGACGCATGTTGTATACAAGGCGCATTGTCCCGTGATTGAGAATCATTATAGTTGATGAGCTTTGAATGCTTCAACGTGTCGCTGCAACATTGATGGGTCAATCGAGCGTGCGGGCgttctaaattttttccaccacgGAAACTTACGTATATCCAAGCAGTTTTCCCATAACAGAATTACACGTGGAAATTGTCATTTGACGCATGTATTTGCGACAGAAATCGGATggaaagataaaatttttaattgcataTCTAATCTATTCTATATCGCTTAGCTTGTCGTTGTAGTCTGTCGGATGGTAATTCCAGTCACATTGACGATATATCCGCCTCCATTTCGTCGAGGTATAACGATTGGAAGTAAAAAGAAGCATATCAACATTCACAGTAAGCTGAGGAACTGCGCATATACCCAACGTTGGAAGACTCGAGTCTTGAAACTTTATGAGGATCCGTGAGACGTACAATCAGggaaaaaagttattgaaataCAAACATGAAACAAAGGCTTGAATAGTTGAactaaatataattttatttgttgcTTTGAAAAGACGTCCTCttgatccaaaaaaaaaatatatatatattttgtaacgaCATGATTTCCGCTTCACAAAAATCGTAACATGATGAACAATTTCTAAGAAACCACATGATTCTGCTattttttcgttgaaaaatatgtcCGTTCacttctaatgaataatatctCGTTTTAATTCCCCACCAGATTCACCATAAGTCAACTGAgtcagatatttttattcagctgcGCAGTTGGTAAACAAAAATCCAATATGTACAATCCCAACAAATTGTAGATGAGAAACTTATGAATCAGCATGAAATAGGTGGGTTATTATTTCGTCAACAATTTAACTCAGGTAATTGTGGGGAATTcattgaaagtgaaaaaaatacctgGTACGGTGTCAGATAGGATCgatttgttaattaatttcattagaTGCAACATTATCAGTTCCAGTAAACTTTTGAAATCTTCGTGTCATCAGGCAATCTTTCAAACGCTTTTTTGCCCTGACTATACATCCGATATTTCTTCATGGCTGTGAAACGCCTGCTGatcgaaaattaaatcaaaatattttttttctacctcgCGTTACTTTTTCTCATAGTCCAGGAAACATGCAAAGCGATCATTAGAGCACCACGCTGTCTAGACTGAAATCGTTCCTGTTGACTTTCGCTTTATCAGTAAGATTTCGAATTACACAGTCCTGCAAAAATTCACAGTAAACTTATTTTCTCAATCAAAATCCTACACTACTGTACCTACATTTTAATATGAACGTGTATAACTGTATACATATTAAAACGAATatgttcatttttcaaagGCCTGCACCACGTGTGTCACATTTTGAAATAACAAAGGGCAATGCATTATCATTAACAATATACGCTTCAGAAGATTAATCATGCTTGAAACACGAAGTCTTTTCGTTTCAACACGCCCCTCCAATTCACCAATACGAATACAagatattcgaatttttttctcttattcaAGTTGAAAACTAGTAAGATTGGATTTCACGGGAATCAAGTGAAATCGAAGAAGCGTTCTGCCGTTCCGTCTATCCTCGATTTGTATTACAGTCACCATTGGGGGTTTGCGGTTGTATTGAACTTAGGACCGTGACAATTTTCATCATAACTTGACCAACTCGTTTGAGCTCGAGCTGCACTGGTCAATGTCGTCTGACGCAACGTATTATAGAGACGACGGTGTATCAGGTGTTCCAGACTGTTCCATCTCGTTCTTTCACGTACACCTTCGACCAAAACATGTCAGGATACTGCCCGTGCCGCTGATGAATCGTTACATAAGACACCGTCGAGTAACTTCCTTtcgacaaaaagtttgatgagtggtaaaaaaaaagatgtgatCAATGGCCAAACAAACGCCGACATTGAAATCGGATGATGGATCCTGCGGGTAAATCCTCCGACATTAGTATCACACCGATCATCGCACTCGAGATAGTAAAGGTGCACTTGTCTTACGGACGGTCAAACCACTGTTACCTCTGTCGGTAGTTGAAcggtttattttgtttatttatttatcattttgcGGAAAGATCCTCGGCTGCTCGTCGATTAAATTCACGTTACGCGTAATGCAAAGATCATTGACATTGCTGCATCACGGGAATAAAACGCGCTGGAACTTGGCACAGACAATTTAATTAAGAAAGAAGAGGATATTAATGAACGTCTGATTGACCCGACGCGAATAGTAATTCATAACTCCGTTCGTTACTGTATGATTAGGACGGAGGCAGAACGAGAGACGATTCTAGAAGCAAAGGCCTGTCTTTTGCCGCCGAACATAATGCGCAGTAAATTTGACTCTAGGGACGTGCCTATGTCGATGTACCGATGACCAAACGCGTATTAGAGGCAAGGGAAGTGGCACGGGTGTAATTAACTATAGCGTGTCGCATTTCAACGCCCCCGGGATTTCCTTGAAAGAAATTCAGCCGTGGCTTTTCAACTCTTATAGTAATCGAACGACGTGAATAAGTTAGCTTTTCTTTTGTCGAATTCCATCAATTGGGGTATAATCTGCATTAATTTGCGTCGTAAATGATTTGACACCGATTCCATTTGTGAATTGATTTTctgtcacaattttttttttcccctcgcATTACGCCATTCGGTCACGTGCTCGGCATCCAATTAACTTCTTCTAGAGAAGCATTGAACGATGAAATCGGTTTTTCCTTATCAGTCGATTGAGAAACTTGGCGACGATTTCTGTACTGAATTTTCTCTTTCGTCGATACGTCGAGGAAAAGTTTTGCCGCAATTTTTACCGCCGAAATCgaattagaatattttttttctctcacgcCAGAAATAACCTCAAATGGTTTATTCTGAATACATTATTTACACACAACgcgtatttatttaaattcttgtcaatttttttgtgatatttgccaaataataattactccAGTAAAAAAAACCTTGCAAGACGTTGCGAAATCTCCAAAACTTATTTCAAACAAATACCTACCGGTGACGATTACGAAGAAATCAGATATTTTCTCGAATTTCAATGCCCGATAAATTTTTCCGAATTCCAACCTTCACTGTCTTTCtggtaatttgaaaaactcaTGGTTTCAAAACGACTAGAAACTTATTATTCAGTCCACTTTATTTAACCGAGACTTAGTCCtacttcaattttatttggaCTGATGAGTTTTCTATTGATTTGTTTAAATCTTTGGCCCCATCAACGTGAGAATGAGCATCAGTAGGTCAACCACTATACAAATACAAATACTTGAACCGATTAATACTTCgtgaatcaaaaattattttttccacctcGGAGTAAACTTAGTATCATGGATTAAAATTTACTTCAAGCTTGATTGCGTGAAACCAAAAACAACTGAATTCTTTCTCATACATAGATTTATGACGCCACTTTCCGTCGCCCGGTTATTCAAAACGAGACCCATTTTGCCACAGAACCAGCTAAATGTACCGGAGCCGAGATCCCGGGATTCGAACAGGTGAGTAAAGAGCTAATTGAGCTCTAATCAAACAACGTATATTACGTATCTATCAAAGGTATAAATACATCTCTCGTGTAAACACATTAGAACGATATTTGCGGTGTGGATAAGTTGCAAAACGTCGTATCTGGCAAacgttggaaatttttcatcatcgtaCCACCACAAATATCCATTTTTTATACcgagtatacgtatatatatgggTGTGTGGATACAAGTGCCCAAGTCGTTGGcgtttatttttcagctggGCCGAATAAAAAATCCTCCTCCAGATCCGATACTGTAACGGAAATTTTTGTACGTACATCTTAAAGCAAATACATCTCGCCAGAAATTTCCGACCTTAGACAAAGACGGAGGTACGCAGTGGATGTACTCAAGTGTTTTACAGACGCGTAGCGTCGCGTGATATCAGATGTTTgccttgaaaaatttaatcgcgttgaaaattaatatttacagAAAGACGTTGACGGCGTTGTTCCCGAAGGCACTATCGCAGCGTGACTCTGCAGTGACTCTGTTCCTAGGAAGACGGTCCCTTATACCTACCGACCGCATAGATACTGAATTACCGTATTTGCATGACGTATACACGAATgcgataaataaatacacacTCCGTTGAGATTCGTTCCCGGTATTTCCAAGATCTCTCATTCGCACATAGTCACAACTAAATATGTCACACACGTGCGTCTCCTTTAATCAACCTTATACCCACGTAACATGAACAGTGGAAACTTCCGTTACACAGAcctgcagaatttttttctagaaaATGCTAAACAAATGAGTTGGTGTGGTTCCAACGTATTTTGATGCATTAAATACGATAGCGCtgtccgtttcttttttttttttatcacattagGATTTAGAGATATTTCcattaaaaaattgcatttttacgaaaattgcACCTTCTGACCCGTATTATCATAATCTGACGTATTATAATGGCACGCGTATCTATTGCAATAACGCTAAGGGTTAAGAGTCCGGGCTTCTTATTTGATTCTGATGAAAATACCTTCATCGCATTGAAATTATCCTGGATGAAGCattaaaaatgggaaaaatacGTATACCTTGATAAACGTGATAGATATGAAATTTTCGggttgtatatatatttttttatggttATTTGCAggcataataaaataaaaaagaactGCAAGTTTTTCTGTAGGTCACCACACGTAACATAAATAATCTTTACCGTACTTTATGAAGCGGTTTGGCAGATAATATAGAAGATAAATTCGATTGAAATATCTCGCAATCtcgaagagatgaaaaaaatcggcgGTGctatatatacgagtatatgtatatatatatgtcggaaATATACCTACTAACTCATTTAGCATTTTtagcaaaaattttgcaggcctgtttcattttttcatgatcaAATTAACGCCAATAATGACGAATCGGCAGATATAAACATGTATTCATCATCTTTGTCACATTGCAAGATGACGTGACAGCTTCTCCAAGGAGTCCAACAGGAATATGATTTAAAGCCACAGGCGCAACTGCAATTTGATAATACACTAGATTGAGGCTTGGAAAATTCAAGCACGCTATTTTTAGACGTCTATCCTTTTTCATGGATTCTTTGGCGTGGCCTGATCATTTCTATGCATACATGAAGTATTCCATGCTGATGTGCAGACGATCTTCCAACTCCCGCATGGTAATGATTATTTTGTTCTATTTTATGAAACCTCAACGAACATCCGTGATCAAATCTCGTACCAACGAAATGTGATACACTTTCACCTGCGACCATTAAAAGATGATACGTTTCTTTGGGATTTTGGTTCGAAGAAGAAGAGCTGTTCTTATCCTTTCCAACACGGTTGATTCCTGCTGGCTAAAAGTCGAAGTCTGGTCATAGTTCTAACCGCAAAAACGGTTGTTGGCACATAACtgacgaagagaaaaaaaaaataaataaataatgcgtatggttaaaaaaaaaaaaaaaagtgggtCGAAAAACAAGAATCACAACGGAAGTAAACTAAATACTTGAACCGATTGTGAAATACGCGACTATTGACGAATCGAATATTTGCACGCtgcgtaaaattgaattgttttGATTTTCTCTCATCCTGGAATGTTAACTTTTAACCATAACCTGATATGAATGTACGATAAAAATCTTTGTCACGGTCACAGATCGTCCGGAATTTAGCAGGCACAATTTCTGATATAATTATATCCGTATAATAAGTTAATAATACAATCGAAACAGGTAATTCACCGATCGGAGCGATTGGCCTTGATCGAGAACCCAGCGCGCGTAATATTCCATTAGCAGGTGGGCACCTCAAGAGATAGCGATCCTTTTCAAtccaattatcatttttatcggctgtttttttcttcgtagTTCTTTACAACCGTCTCCTTCGCCCTCAtttattacatgtataatatgcaCACGTAAGTACTAGGGCTTTGCAGTTAGTCGATTGacttaaaagaaaatcaattgaaatgGTCGATAGAAAAACTGGCTGTGGGAAGGTAACAATTAATCGATACTCGTACAGCGATAAACACATGTACAAATATTTAGGGTAGAATGATTGAAGATTAGCTTCGGGAGAGTAGCTGTGATTACGTATGCAAATAAATGAAACCTGTAAAATTATTGACGTCCGTTTTGTCGGATAATATGGTGCAGTACATACTCTACATAGTTACGCAAATTTTTAACCTCGGAGAATGTCCTGCCTTGACTCTAAGAGGTGGGACTTAGTGCGAATTATATATACGCGGAAATGTTGAACTGGTGCGTATTGCACATGAGCTAGAAATACATACGAGAAGGTCGAAGAAAGGTTCCCGAGAAAAACAACACGGTTACAAATTGAATTGTTAGTGTGGTTAAATCTGAAATCCAGTTTCAGTGTAAATGTCGAGTCGACTTTTTTGCATATTATATCGAGCCGATAGCGAACCTGTTGTCACTCGAACTTTTTTCGTTCCTTGTCATCCGCGATCTTTCGGTCCCTGGAAAGTTTCGCAAGCCATGATACGAGGCCCGTGAtggaattattaaatttttcaacgatcgtTGTATCGTAGCTGCGGTATTTCCAACACATTCCAAGTATCACTAAAATGAATTCTGCGGTCGTCGACCAACATCAGTCGGTGACTAATGTAACCCCAACGACAATCTATAACCATGCCGTACTGGTCAGTGGTCGGGCAAAAGTGACAGTTACTTTTCTAATCTCGAGTAACGATCGTCGCTGGAATAGTGACGGAATAAATGTTGTTTAAGGTGAGAAATTCGTCACCGTCACTTCGTATCGAAATATAGGattgtgtatatttttcagattcgGCACCGAATTGtgtgttcgtaaattgactaCCCAGCATccgaaatgaagaaaaaagtggtAAGTCGCGGAACCTGCTGCGCGTCGCTCGGTTGATGTTTCAAAAAAGCTGCCGCTCCAAGGTGGACATTGTGCAAGCAAGCTCGACTGGAACCCCGTAGGAATTTTACCGCGACACCGTCGCTGCGCGTCATAAAGATCGattaaaaaacatgaaaatttttatgtctCGGAACAAGGACCCTGAACAGTAACCGCTGAACACCGGGCACATATTGACCCAGCTACAGTACCGATTGGTCACTGAATCCGTCGAAGGTTCACCGCAggtgattataataataaagtgaAGAAAGCCCCAAGGCTGTTCGACGACTCGTCGGGGAACAACAGGTGAAAAGTGAATGTATAGCCCTTCGAGCAAGGCCGTAATTACGGGAGGATAAAAACACCCGCGTGCTTGCGTCTTTGCAACAGGCGTCACGTAGGAAGCTGTAAACTGCGCGCGATCGTTTATAACCATCACTCGTGATCATTCATCGTCTGATGTACAAGTTACGCTTGATAAGAATGTATGTTGCACACCTAGAAGAATCGCAAAGTCAACTTAGATCGGTTAGACTTTTTCCCCTGATCCTGACGTTGCTCACCCAGGTCTAGAAGTTTGTCagttttgatttctttcgaGACCATTGTGTTTACGACCGAACATGATTCGGTTGCGattgattattgaaatttggaCGATGAATACGAGAtttctgaatttgagaaattcgAGACGCCACCGTTCTGGACTATAAGCACGATGCATTGTTCAAAAGTAAgtttaatcaattttccaaCATCGAAAGCTTAGAAGTTGAAAGTTCTTATAGCAAATTAATTTCGTATCGAAATTTTATCTACCATACATCGATGGTGCAGGTCAATATTTCATCGTATTACGGACTGAACGATCACCTTGTGGTGTATTATTGTTTCACGTATATTGTAAACcggataatgaaaaatatgtttgaatCGTCAGTCGTGACACAATTGCTTACGATTAGTATCGGAGTTTCAGAATTGACAAAGATATGATACCGATTGATCGGATATTTTTCGCGATGTTAAATCTATAAATACGATCCAATAAGGCGCAGAATGCGGGAGGCGGTACCCAAAAGTGGCAGTCGATAAGCTCGATCCATCCGTTAATCTGGACTATCTATATCAGAGACCTCACCGGGATCGATAAATCATGGATTTAGAACTGCTCGATCGGACGATGTTGATCCTCTGGCCAACGGTTAGAACGGCAAGATCGCGTTACGTAGCCGTTGTACGTGAATCGCGTCACACATCGTCATCTTGTTTGTTTACCCGAAGCAATTAGCGATCAAATATACTAGTTTTTGAGGCGTGAAACAAATGCGTTTGACGTACGGTCGACAGGTGATGAAGCGCTTTTTTCACGCTTTGCGTACCACGCCGTTAATTGTTGGCTCGAGGCAATCGAGACGGACGTCATACGATGTGCACGCTGCGCCAGACTCGGGTCGTGACACTATCGTTTATGCACCTATTTTACACGTTCAATTGGGAAAGAATTGCAAAAGAACCGTACTGATCCCCCTTGGATTGTGAGCGcggtaaaaagaaagaatctTACGTAATCGACGAGAGTTGCACAATCATTCTTTCGCCTGACATTGGCTTTGAGCCTGCCTTGTTTCTTCCGTTCAATCGGTGAATCAGAAGCctcaaatttatttcgtacTTGTTACGCCGCGGGACAGTATTTTGAACccgttcaattttcatccattCTCAAATTTCTTGCAACAAACTAGTTATCGATTTCATCCCATTCGTTATAACGTTCGCAGTATCTCTTTTGTCTTATCGAAATTGACAAAATATATCTCGTGCGAATCAGAGCTTTTGATACTGTTTTATATTCACTCGCATGGTTTGAAATCTATCAAATTTCTAGTACCTATACTGGAATCTTGTCTACAATTTTTGGACCCAACAAAACTTGTGCAAAATTTGCACAAGATAACATCATCACTTTTGTAAATTGCAGTCTTAGATCGGTgtgaacttttcaattttcaatcgagATTTGCACAATGAATCTTGTGCTGAATAAACTGGTTTCCGATTTCATCTCGTTTCTCACATCTCCCATTCAATCGGCATCAACGCAAGAAATCTTGTGCCGTCGGTTCTGTCTCGAATCGGGTTATTGCCGCGAGAAAATCCCCTCACAGACCGAGTGACGATGAGTCGCACACGTAGATCGCGTCGTACACATCGCGTCAAGCAGCCCCGCCTCTCGGCAAGGAGAGCTTCAGCGAGTAGCGGAGAAGCGCGGCTAAACTCGCGGGGCTTTGCGATGCTAGCAATACGTAAGCAAAGGTCGCGAGGCGGCCGGCGGGCCTTTATAAGCAGACGCGTGGCTGGCCGCGAGTCATTCCGCAGAGAGAGCCACCAGAGCGAAGACTCGCCGAGTTACGGTCTAGCTTACAAAGTTTGAAAGTTCTCTCATTCTCACAACGCATCGACGACTAAAGTATTTTCGTTGAAGCACAACTACGCAAATCTTGGAATAAAGTTGgacgaagaagaataaaaataacttgTTCTTTTGAATCCAGTGAAAGTGTTGACGAGTGCTGTTTCCGTTTTTGCAACGCGACTTTGATCAGTCGAGACCCTGAACTTCGACGCCTCGAGG
The Neodiprion lecontei isolate iyNeoLeco1 chromosome 3, iyNeoLeco1.1, whole genome shotgun sequence DNA segment above includes these coding regions:
- the LOC124293312 gene encoding uncharacterized protein LOC124293312, with the protein product MAKQTPTLKSDDGSCGFMTPLSVARLFKTRPILPQNQLNVPEPRSRDSNRKTLTALFPKALSQRDSAVTLFLGRRSLIPTDRIDTELPYLHDVYTNAINKYTLR